The following proteins come from a genomic window of Hoplias malabaricus isolate fHopMal1 chromosome 15, fHopMal1.hap1, whole genome shotgun sequence:
- the dnajc21 gene encoding dnaJ homolog subfamily C member 21 isoform X2: MKCHYEVLGVQRDVTDDDVKKAYRKLALKWHPDKNLENAEEAAEHFKLIQAAYDVISDPQERAWYDNHREALLKGGVSGEYQDDSIDVLQYFTVTCYSGYGDDEKGFYTVYRKLFESIAKEELEHSKEENEECEDFPTFGDSQSDYDTVVHLFYGCWQSFCTRKNFAWKEEYDTRQASNRWEKRAMEKENKKTREKARKERSELVRQLVAFVRKRDKRVQAHKILVEEQNAEKAKKVEELRRKQKLEQAKLAEEYKEQSWVATSELEKALQQMEAQYGQQFGDASDAEEDLDDTQDRVDTGEGDAVNGADDVEELYDDLYCPACDKYCKSDKAMKNHEKSKKHREMVALLRQQLEEEDESLSLTTAERGGEEEEEEAEEEEDDDEEEEDIPRQKLSKKQKKKKRQQKNTNNVPEEPKTEIPTPDATEDIDPTAKTGSHEETLVSEDPIEEKKDDKSEANKSSGKTKGKKGGKDSKKNSQPQGGGEINQEKELNLCCVTCQYEFSSRNKLFDHLKTTGHATALQSSTAAKSQKGKRKNR, encoded by the exons aTGAAGTGCCATTACGAAGTGCTCGGAGTCCAGAGGGATGTCACAGATGATGATGTTAAAAAAGCTTACAGGAAACTGGCACTGAAATGGCATCCAG ATAAAAACTTGGAGAATGCGGAGGAAGCTGCAGAGCACTTCAAACTGATTCAGGCAGCATATGATGTAATTAGTGACCCACAGGAGAGAGCCTG GTATGATAACCACAGGGAGGCGCTGCTGAAGGGTGGAGTCAGTGGAGAATACCAGGATGACAGTATTGATGTCCTGCAGTACTTCACAGTCACTTGTTACTCGGGTTATGGGGATGACGAGAag GGCTTCTACACCGTGTACAGGAAACTGTTTGAATCCATTGCCAAGGAAGAACTGGAGCACAGTAAAGAGGAAAATGAAGAATGTGAAGACTTCCCCACGTTTGGCGACTCTCAGAGTGATTATGATACG GTTGTCCACCTGTTCTATGGCTGTTGGCAAAGTTTCTGCACAAGGAAAAACTTTGCCTGGAAAGAAGAGTATGACACTCGGCAGGCCTCCAACCGCTGGGAGAAGAGAGCCATGGAGAAGGAGAACAAGAAGACCCGCGAAAAGGCCAGGAAAGAGCGCAGTGAACTGGTGCGCCAGCTAGTGGCCTTTGTGCGCAAACGCGACAAACGAGTTCAGGCGCACAAAATACTTGTGGAGGAGCAGAATGCTGAAAAAGCTAAGAAAGTGGAGGAGCTGAGGAGGAAACAAAAACTAGAGCAGGCCAA ATTGGCAGAGGAATATAAGGAGCAGAGTTGGGTGGCCACGTCTGAACTGGAAAAAGCGCTGCAGCAGATGGAGGCTCAGTATGGACAGCAGTTTGGAGATGCTTCAGATGCGGAGGAAGATCTTGACGACACACAGGACAGAGTGGACACTGGTGAGGGAG ATGCTGTGAATGGAGCTGATGACGTAGAGGAGCTTTATGATGACCTTTACTGTCCTGCCTGTGACAAATACTGCAAATCTGACAAAGc AATGAAGAACCACGAGAAGTccaagaaacacagagagatggtGGCGTTGCTCCGGCAACAGCTGGAGGAGGAAGACGAGTCTCTGAGTTTGACTACagctgagagaggaggagaggaagaagaggaagaagcagaggaggaggaggatgatgatgaagaggaggaggacatACCTAGACAGAA GTTGTCgaaaaaacagaagaagaaaaagcgGCAACAGAAAAACACCAAT AATGTTCCAGAAGAGCCGAAGACTGAGATTCCAACACCAGATGCTACAGAGGACATTGATCCAACCGCCAAAACAGGCAGTCATGAGGAAACCCTGGTTTCTGAGGACCCcatagaagaaaagaaagatgacAAATCTGAAGCCAACAAAAG CTCTGGAAAGACAAAAGGCAAAAAAGGTGGAAAAGACTCTAAAAAGAACAGTCAACCTCAGGGAGGAGGGGAAATAAACCAAGAG AAGGAGCTGAACCTTTGCTGTGTGACTTGTCAGTATGAATTCAGCTCCAGAAACAAACTATTTGACCACCTGAAAACCACTGGCCACGCCACTGCCCTTCAGTCCAGCACAGCTGCAAAGAGCCAGAAAGGGAAGAGGAAGAACAGATGA
- the agxt2 gene encoding alanine--glyoxylate aminotransferase 2, mitochondrial — protein sequence MHKILARIHRPSWVGKTVERVSRVHLPSGAMCQNAEVKHSAIQMPPCDFKPDPYQGMSKERLLEIRKQNCHPMTMKVTYYKRPVFIAQGHMQWLWDVDGRRYLDLFAGVATVSVGHSHPKVNEAAVKQLNRLWHTTVIYIYPQIQEYAEKLASLLPEPLKVVYLTNSGSEANDLAMLMARLHTGNFDIITLSGSYHGGSPQSLGLTANSVYKYPVASGSGCHTTMCPDVFHGLWGGKHCRDSPVQTIRDCSCSPGHCEANDRYIEQLKEMLCTTVPNRIAAFFGEAIQGVGGAVQYPKNYLKETYKLVRDKGGLCIADEVQTGFGRTGSHFWGFQGHDVIPDIVTMAKGIANGFPMGAVVTTKEIASSFAKGVHFNTFGGNPMACVIASSVLDTIVENGYQENSAKVGTYLLNELAKLRDKYEIVGDVRGKGLMIGVEMVTDKTSRAPLPAEDMDEIFEDAKDMGVLIGKGGIYGQTFRIKPPLCITKADADFFLAVFDQALHNYTERR from the exons ATGCATAAAATTCTTGCACGAATACACCGTCCAAGTTGGGTGgggaaaacagtggagagagtgtCCAGAGTCCATCTGCCGAGTG GAGCCATGTGTCAGAATGCAGAGGTGAAACACTCAGCCATTCAGATGCCTCCATGTGATTTTAAACCTGATCCATACCAG GGAATGTCTAAAGAGCGTCTGCTGGAGATCAGGAAGCAGAACTGCCACCCCATGACCATGAAGGTGACATACTACAAACGCCCAGTTTTTATCGCTCAGGGACACATGCAGTGGCTGTGGGATGTGGACGGACGGCGTTATCTGGACCTGTTTGCTGGTGTGGCCACTGTCAGCGTCGGACACTCCCATCC gAAAGTGAATGAAGCTGCAGTGAAGCAGCTCAATCGTCTGTGGCACACCACAGTCATCTACATCTACCCTCAGATTCAGGAATATGCAGAAAAACTGGCCTCTTTGCTTCCTGAAcctctaaag GTAGTGTACCTGACAAACAGCGGCTCTGAGGCTAACGACCTGGCCATGCTCATGGCACGACTGCACACTGGAAATTTTGACATCATCACACTGAG TGGGTCATATCATGGTGGCAGCCCACAGTCGTTGGGTCTGACAGCAAATTCAGTGTATAAATACCCTGTGGCATCTGGATCCGGCTGTCATACC ACAATGTGTCCTGATGTGTTTCATGGTTTGTGGGGAGGAAAGCACTGTAGAGATTCTCCTGTTCAGACCATAAGAGACTGTAGCTGCTcaccag GTCACTGTGAGGCCAATGACCGATACATCGAGCAGCTGAAAGAAATGCTTTGCACAACTGTCCCCAACCGCATTGCTGCTTTCTTTGGTGAAGCCATCCAG GGAGTCGGGGGAGCCGTGCAGTATCCCAAGAACTACTTGAAAGAGACCTACAAGCTTGTGCGGGATAAAGGTGGATTGTGCATTGCTGatgag GTCCAGACTGGCTTTGGACGCACAGGGAGTCACTTTTGGGGATTCCAAGGTCATGACGTCATTCCAGACATTGTTACTATGGCAAAAGGCATAGCTAACGGGTTTCCTATGGGAGCCGTGGTCACTACAAAAG aaattgCCAGTTCATTTGCGAAGGGTGTCCACTTCAACACATTCGGTGGGAACCCAATGGCCTGTGTTATCGCCTCCTCTGTACTGGAT acGATTGTAGAGAACGGGTATCAGGAAAACTCTGCAAAGGTGGGAACGTATCTACTGAACGAGCTGGCGAAACTGAGAGATAAGTACGAGATTGTTGGTGACGTCCGGGGAAAAGGCCTAATGATCGGAGTGGAGATGGTCACTGACAAA acaaGTCGTGCTCCTCTCCCAGCTGAAGACATGGATGAGATTTTTGAAGACGCCAAGGATATGGGTGTGCTGATCGGGAAAGGAGGGATTTACGGACAG ACGTTCCGGATCAAGCCACCTCTGTGCATCACTAAAGCAGATGCAGACTTCTTCCTGGCTGTTTTTGACCAGGCTCTGCACAACTACACAGAGAGGAGATGA
- the dnajc21 gene encoding dnaJ homolog subfamily C member 21 isoform X1 has product MLTGKPVYIMKCHYEVLGVQRDVTDDDVKKAYRKLALKWHPDKNLENAEEAAEHFKLIQAAYDVISDPQERAWYDNHREALLKGGVSGEYQDDSIDVLQYFTVTCYSGYGDDEKGFYTVYRKLFESIAKEELEHSKEENEECEDFPTFGDSQSDYDTVVHLFYGCWQSFCTRKNFAWKEEYDTRQASNRWEKRAMEKENKKTREKARKERSELVRQLVAFVRKRDKRVQAHKILVEEQNAEKAKKVEELRRKQKLEQAKLAEEYKEQSWVATSELEKALQQMEAQYGQQFGDASDAEEDLDDTQDRVDTGEGDAVNGADDVEELYDDLYCPACDKYCKSDKAMKNHEKSKKHREMVALLRQQLEEEDESLSLTTAERGGEEEEEEAEEEEDDDEEEEDIPRQKLSKKQKKKKRQQKNTNNVPEEPKTEIPTPDATEDIDPTAKTGSHEETLVSEDPIEEKKDDKSEANKSSGKTKGKKGGKDSKKNSQPQGGGEINQEKELNLCCVTCQYEFSSRNKLFDHLKTTGHATALQSSTAAKSQKGKRKNR; this is encoded by the exons ATGCTAACAGGCAAACCGGTCTACAT aaTGAAGTGCCATTACGAAGTGCTCGGAGTCCAGAGGGATGTCACAGATGATGATGTTAAAAAAGCTTACAGGAAACTGGCACTGAAATGGCATCCAG ATAAAAACTTGGAGAATGCGGAGGAAGCTGCAGAGCACTTCAAACTGATTCAGGCAGCATATGATGTAATTAGTGACCCACAGGAGAGAGCCTG GTATGATAACCACAGGGAGGCGCTGCTGAAGGGTGGAGTCAGTGGAGAATACCAGGATGACAGTATTGATGTCCTGCAGTACTTCACAGTCACTTGTTACTCGGGTTATGGGGATGACGAGAag GGCTTCTACACCGTGTACAGGAAACTGTTTGAATCCATTGCCAAGGAAGAACTGGAGCACAGTAAAGAGGAAAATGAAGAATGTGAAGACTTCCCCACGTTTGGCGACTCTCAGAGTGATTATGATACG GTTGTCCACCTGTTCTATGGCTGTTGGCAAAGTTTCTGCACAAGGAAAAACTTTGCCTGGAAAGAAGAGTATGACACTCGGCAGGCCTCCAACCGCTGGGAGAAGAGAGCCATGGAGAAGGAGAACAAGAAGACCCGCGAAAAGGCCAGGAAAGAGCGCAGTGAACTGGTGCGCCAGCTAGTGGCCTTTGTGCGCAAACGCGACAAACGAGTTCAGGCGCACAAAATACTTGTGGAGGAGCAGAATGCTGAAAAAGCTAAGAAAGTGGAGGAGCTGAGGAGGAAACAAAAACTAGAGCAGGCCAA ATTGGCAGAGGAATATAAGGAGCAGAGTTGGGTGGCCACGTCTGAACTGGAAAAAGCGCTGCAGCAGATGGAGGCTCAGTATGGACAGCAGTTTGGAGATGCTTCAGATGCGGAGGAAGATCTTGACGACACACAGGACAGAGTGGACACTGGTGAGGGAG ATGCTGTGAATGGAGCTGATGACGTAGAGGAGCTTTATGATGACCTTTACTGTCCTGCCTGTGACAAATACTGCAAATCTGACAAAGc AATGAAGAACCACGAGAAGTccaagaaacacagagagatggtGGCGTTGCTCCGGCAACAGCTGGAGGAGGAAGACGAGTCTCTGAGTTTGACTACagctgagagaggaggagaggaagaagaggaagaagcagaggaggaggaggatgatgatgaagaggaggaggacatACCTAGACAGAA GTTGTCgaaaaaacagaagaagaaaaagcgGCAACAGAAAAACACCAAT AATGTTCCAGAAGAGCCGAAGACTGAGATTCCAACACCAGATGCTACAGAGGACATTGATCCAACCGCCAAAACAGGCAGTCATGAGGAAACCCTGGTTTCTGAGGACCCcatagaagaaaagaaagatgacAAATCTGAAGCCAACAAAAG CTCTGGAAAGACAAAAGGCAAAAAAGGTGGAAAAGACTCTAAAAAGAACAGTCAACCTCAGGGAGGAGGGGAAATAAACCAAGAG AAGGAGCTGAACCTTTGCTGTGTGACTTGTCAGTATGAATTCAGCTCCAGAAACAAACTATTTGACCACCTGAAAACCACTGGCCACGCCACTGCCCTTCAGTCCAGCACAGCTGCAAAGAGCCAGAAAGGGAAGAGGAAGAACAGATGA